A single window of Bacteroidota bacterium DNA harbors:
- a CDS encoding formimidoylglutamase codes for MNFNDYFDPIDLPFIQSKYMEYPSSLGSNITLHLQSGDIENIDQFQIALLGVPEERSSENKGCSKAPDIVRNMLYRLQKIQNVKIIDLGDFKPGKNINDTYIGLGDVLQELNAHDVCAVILGGSQDLTYSQYLSYEKQKKLFSIVTVDSQIDVSGLEEDINSENFLNTILCNSKYLFNYTNLGHQNYLVDDAKVDMLNKLYFDAIRLGQVRSNIQEVEPILRDANILSMDISSLRQSDAPAYYNPSPNGFYCEEACQVAYYGGMSDHITSFGMYEINPSLDINNQTVNLAAQIIWHFLSGFVLRRKEDPAGQTSEFKKFIVSLTAKNDEVIFYKSIQTDRWWIEVPMFKDGVAQKILRSCSYLDYQKACNHEIPDRWWKTFQKIN; via the coding sequence ATGAATTTTAACGATTATTTCGACCCGATTGATCTTCCTTTTATCCAGAGCAAGTATATGGAATATCCATCCAGTCTGGGTAGTAATATAACTTTGCATCTTCAAAGCGGAGATATCGAAAATATTGACCAGTTTCAGATTGCCCTTTTGGGAGTGCCTGAAGAACGTTCTTCTGAGAATAAGGGTTGTTCGAAAGCCCCTGATATTGTCAGGAATATGCTTTACCGCCTTCAGAAAATCCAGAATGTCAAAATCATTGATCTGGGAGATTTTAAACCTGGTAAAAATATAAACGATACCTACATCGGTTTGGGTGATGTCCTTCAGGAATTAAACGCCCATGATGTCTGTGCTGTCATTTTAGGAGGAAGTCAGGATCTGACATATTCCCAGTATCTTTCCTACGAAAAGCAAAAAAAACTATTTAGTATAGTCACGGTTGATTCACAGATTGATGTATCAGGTCTAGAAGAAGATATAAATTCGGAAAATTTTCTAAATACCATTTTGTGTAACAGCAAGTATTTGTTTAATTATACCAATTTGGGCCATCAAAATTATCTGGTAGATGATGCCAAAGTGGACATGCTGAATAAATTGTATTTTGATGCAATAAGATTGGGACAAGTGCGTTCTAATATTCAGGAAGTTGAACCCATTCTCCGGGATGCGAATATTTTGAGCATGGACATATCTTCTCTCAGGCAATCGGATGCACCTGCCTATTATAATCCATCTCCTAACGGGTTTTATTGTGAGGAAGCATGTCAGGTTGCCTATTATGGGGGGATGAGCGATCATATTACTTCATTTGGAATGTATGAAATAAATCCTTCTTTGGATATAAATAATCAAACGGTAAATCTGGCCGCTCAAATAATTTGGCATTTCCTTAGTGGCTTTGTTCTGCGGAGAAAGGAAGATCCTGCAGGTCAGACTTCAGAATTTAAAAAGTTTATTGTAAGCCTGACTGCCAAAAATGATGAAGTTATTTTTTATAAAAGTATTCAGACTGACCGGTGGTGGATTGAAGTCCCTATGTTTAAAGACGGAGTTGCTCAAAAAATATTACGTTCATGTTCCTATCTGGATTATCAGAAGGCTTGCAATCATGAAATTCCTGACCGTTGGTGGAAGACATTTCAGAAAATTAATTAA